aaacacggcttAGCTTCGGATGCCGCTCAATGCGATCTGCCAAGACGACAGATCGGAACGTACGGAGCTGATTCTGTCAGGGCTAATTTTACTAGTACAGTAATTAGGCCCTATTTAGTTTctaatttttttgcacagacattgaatcttcggacacatatatgaagcattaaatgcagttgaaaaaataattaattatacattctaactgattagcacgagctgaatcttttaagtctaattactctttaattggacattatttgtcaagtaacaacgaaatataatacagtaccaaaatctaaactttttcaccaactaaacagacCCTCAGCACTGGCTAGCAAGTGGTATTTTTCTCTCTGTTCGGGCAACTAAATAGGGTCTAAAATACGAAAGAGAAATGGTTCCGCTCTGTTCGCCTGCCTGGTCCATCCAACCAGTCAGCAGTGTTTTtcctctcatactaaatcagcaccagttaGCCAGCGAtattttttctctcacaataaattagcaccagccactAGCCACAACCAGCTAAACCATTGATTCAAGAGGTAAGATACCAGCACAAGTTTTTttattacaattttttttgtgaatgtATATAGTGATAGGATGCTACTGGATAGAGGAAAGCGTAAAGCACGGAGATAGATGCATGCATCATCATTCGTGTGCTATATACGAACCGGATTCTCGATCGATTTCCATTTTGTCCAACAACCTGAGCAACGAGAATGCATGCCGCATGATGATCGCAGCAAAAGCAAGTGCGAGCCTTGCCATGCAAGCAACGTGTGTGTGATGCTGCTCGCCCTTTAGGCTTTTGACCGCTCTACCAGCTCGAAGGCCTTTTGTCCACAGCAAGGAAGCCGATCCTAGTAGGAATATTGTAGCCAGGATGCCGACGCGACGCTAGAGCTGGAGTGGATCGATCGACCGATCATGCACTCGCGACGAAGCGATGACGACAGATTCTGCTTTCCGCATGGGCGCGGCGTCCCCTATCTACCCTACGTTGGGGCTTCCAGGAAAATGATCGCAGAGTTGCCAGCACAATCCTCACTTGTGTCCTTTGGAACATTTGAAAATGCAGAAATGCGAAAGTTTTCAGACATGATGATGAGAGTAACCTTCAGCTTTCGAGAAGATGCCACGAAGATCTTGTCTTATGGTCACACCGGTGCTCTTCTTCCGTTGGAAAAATGAGATTAGTAGAGTGGAGTAACTTTTTCCCTGTCTAATTACTTGTAAGCAGGTCTTCTTGTTTTCCCTTgtttcttctttcctttttctccttTCAGCTTGATAGCTGTGTAATGAAATCTGTAATTTTGTCTATATAATGCAATAAAGTTCAGGCAATCCTTGGATTGCCGTAGTTTCTCTCAAAAAAACCCTACGTTGGGGGCCCGCACCTCGCCAATGCATTGAGGGCCACGATGATACCCATGGCAATTTTTCCTTCTCCAACTATAGCTGACGCCGGAAGAGACCGGCCGGGCGGCCGTCTCGTGCCGAAGCCGAACACTGCGTgcacgcctcgccgccggccggccagtaCCGGCCGCGCGTGCATGTCCGCCGTCGCGCAGCACGGCCCGCGATGATCTCGCGCGAGTGATGGGACGACGAAGAGCTAGCTAGCAGATCACCCGGGTGACCGTGCGTGCCCGCCCGCGCGCGAGCGAGGCCCGGCCGGGCGCCGCCTTGAATATGCGTGGCCGTGCCGCCGCGCGCGACCGCGTTCCCCGTGTGTGTGCGAGTGCCCGGCGAGATCCGCGCGCGCGTCCGTGGCGCACGCGCCTCTGGACGGACGCCGTCGTCGTGCACCATGCTCTGCCTCGCCGGGGCGTGTGTGTGCGAGTGCCCGACAGAGCGGCGAGATCGATCGAGAGAAGGAAACGAAGCGGGGcgagcggccggcgggcgggggAGTCAAGAGGCGATAACCGTGCAAAGGACGATGAGCGCGTACGTGCTCGATCGGTGTGCTGCGACCAGAGTGCAGTGTGCAGCTACCGTGGCCTCAAGTCTGAAGACGTAGCCTGCCTGATGCGGCTGGTTGAACGAAGCCCGGCCTGAAGTTGGACGTCCTGAAGCATGTCTACTCGAGAACACAGCATGCGTGCACCGGACTTGGACACCCTTTTCCTTCTGCATAAAGTCTCGTGTTGGCAACGGCATGGAGAGCAAAGGACTCTGGCGTGTCGACGACGGGCAACCCCGGCCGTACGGCAGCCGTGAAGACTACGCATCCGATCCGACGATATCGACAAGGCTTTTACAAGAAAGAGGTCGTATCCCGTATCTACCATCACGATGGCCAAATTGCGTATTCTGGCTAAGCTCACGCCGGCATGATTGTTACTCGCAGCAGCCACTGCACTCATGAGCCTTTGACACGCCGGCTCAATCACTCCTAGAAAAATCaacgttagtaccggtcagcaagcccctttggtaccgggcgGCTGACCGGTACCgactggccggtactaaatgggtgtcatttagtaccggtcaaaacGCCTGGTACTAAAGTGGAAGTTTAGTTCCAGTCGGTAATACGGACTGATTTTAAATGGTTTTCCActcaaaaaataaagaaaaaaattgacgaACACCCGGGACTCAAGTTTAGTCACAAGTCGCGCGGATTTTTCACACGTAAATGCCCGTGCGCGGTCGCGAGGATTCGAACTCATAACCTCCAGCCTCGCGCATAGCTTTCTTACCATCCCACCTATGCACATGTGATTGGGTAAAAGATGCATTCCTTTTGAAATAACCCGTAGAgagtcatttagtaccggcccaagacaccggccggtactaaatgtcgtcttttagtaccggccggtgtcttggaccggtactaaaatgcgaccatttagtaccggcccaagacactggccggtactaaaggatgacatttagtactggctggtgtcttgggccggtactaaaatggctcaGGTGACCTTTAAAttttgacccggtactaaaatgaccCCGGGGCAATGTTAGTACCGAACAAAAatgtgcccggtactaaatgcggGGACGAATGAGTCATTTTCTTGTAGTGAATCATTCCTTGGTCCGTCCGGGACTACACTTGAGCCTCTACACTTCAATCAACTAGTAGAAACTAGAAAGGCTAGACAAACCACAGGCAGACCAGAGGTCTCCGGTGGATTGAACAACCGAGCAACCAACTGCTGCATTCTATTTTTCAGCTCTGGTCCGGACACCGGCAGCTTGCCATGCAGGGCTGCTAGTCGCAGTGCTTCAGACTAGCTGAGCACTCAACAGTACTGGCCCATTGCATTGGGACGACAGAGGGGGGCATTAGGCATAGGCGCGTAGCATCTGCCCATCAATTTCAGGCACTGTTTAGTTCACATCTCGTAaatccgtaaacacaaaaaaaaaacgtcaTTTTGACGCATagatggagtactaaatgaagtctatttataaaactttttgcatggatgggctgtaaatcgcgagacgaatctaatgagcctatttaatccattgtgggaccgaagccggcgaccagaggggggtgaatgggagccgatcaaaatttcgtCGAAAATCGAattgtcggcctatatcccaaaaccaTCGCAGaccctcgaacctaggtcagcgagaataaCTATGAACGagctatctcgaagcaaaaGACCCGAGTCGCAAAGCGGAAGCAAAAGCGAGAGGAACTTCTCAAATCGAATCTGCTCaggcacagaccggtctgaccggtatagaagaccggtctgaccggtcaagcaGTTCAAACacaggcagaccggtctgaccggtcacgccaaccggtctgaccggtagcgtccagaaaaccccgaaaattCAGTTCCAAAACCGTGAATCGAGAGCAAATCACGTCCAAATtggatgaaacttggaggatagcttcgTTCCTACCCCAAGAGTATATCCCTAAGAAATCTCACCCTAAAGATATCCATAGCACGAGAATTTCGGGATAAGATCAAAGGgggtggggttttctcaagtctcCAAGAGATCGAATTTGAACGAGCTAGTGATTCCCTTGGGTTCAAGAACAAAGTAGAGGcatgggaatcacagcaaagaactcgtggactcctcgcaatcaagtgcaccaaaaacgaaatcaaaatttcatcaaacaaggcacaaaacgaggagatggattgattcaaaccgcccagagggcacgaggaggttagggcctcctttcccaatcaaatccacaagagttctcacacaaacaacattcaaatctaccctaaagagatgaacagggggagaggaacacaggggcgacggcctggagaacagaacaattcacggacacaatacaaaagccgcacttgacctaacacaagtgaaggggtatttatacccgcgggaccggtcagaccggttgggctgcagcaccccctgtacacgatctcatccgacggccgaggttctttcttcggaacgaagtcttctccacgatgccgccgtcttgatgaagatccagtccgcggttttggagctccggtcccggctgcccttcaccgccgtccaccgcacagtccatcggccacagcacctccacggcagctccccgtcgacacttgacgcctgtgtacctgcaatccaaagaccaagcgcacgatcacaccgcacggttgacaatttactcatcacaagtaggatagagtactcaacattcctcatccatcatttgcaacagtgatgctacagtaaccatccgctaattattaattaatcatggattaattagcatcattagattcgtctcgcgatttacaacccatctgtgtaaaaaattttataaatagacttcatttagtaatttaaattagcaagatttcatcgcaatttttttttcaaaacatctAAACGGCCTCAGAGTGTTGGCAGGCAGGTCACATATGCAGTGCCTGGTGAATTCTAGCTGACGGGGCGAATTCTAGCTGACAGGTCACATATGCAGTGCCTGGCATCAGTCTAGTACTCGCTCTAGTCTGATACATTGGCATCAAAAGGACAAATGAAACATCACAGATGTGTCGAGATGTGTTGCAAAAAAGGAGACTGGTGCTCTCATTTCTCTCTTGTTATCACTGGCTTTGTGCTTACCATGCTTGAGCCTTGAGGGCAGATCATTCGTGAGGGCGGGGCAGTATTGGCATAGATGAAAGATGAGCGCTCGTGAGGAATGACGAGACACCCCTAGCGCTGTGTCAACTGTACGAGGACTGCAGTCTGAGTTAGGATTTATGTTTTTTTGGTAATGGGAAGTTTTATTAATCTTAGATAATTACATCAAGGTGATACAATCATACTAAGATCCAATCCGGTCTCTGCATAACTAGGATGCACACAGCCTTTAAAAATTAAAGCAAACAAAGAAAGCTAtgacaaaaaaaatcatgacgCGGCAAACTACAATATGCGACATTATTTTTAGTCTCTTCACACCTATAGCAACACCTGGACTGCGAACAAGGCTCCCAAAGACAACATCTCCAACGAGGAAATGGCATGCACACGTATCGTCATTGCAGTGATCCAACCAATTAAGACCAGATCATAGGTTTTCACCCCAAAGAGAGCAATTCTCCGGAATCCAAACAATGCCTTCAGCAAGGCTATTGCCAGGTACAACCAGCTAAGGTCAAACCTAAGAATTTCTCCCCGAAGTCGAGGAATCAGTACCGAACCTGGTACAACAAAGATGAAGTCACTCAATGTTGCTTCCCCCTTCTTACCAGTCCAATGCTACCATAGAGGCCAGACTTGGCCAACTTCGATCGGCCACGAACTCCATGCCTTGTAAACCATCTGTAGCCCTGTCTCCCGTGATGACCATGCTGCAAAGTAGCCAATTGGTACACCTACATAGTCCACCAGATCCATGTACAAATGAAATGCGTCTCCAGAGTAAGAGATTCCGCGAATTGAAGCCAAGGTGACTGAAGTCTCTGGAACAATATGGAAGACACGGACGAAACTTAAAATGTCGTCGCCAGAAGTAGTTGCGACCGCTGAACCAGACGAAGAAAACTCGGAGCTAGCCCCTGCGTCGCCGAAGCTGGAAGCCCGCCCGATGGAAAGCAGCGGGAGCCCGACCAGGGAACGATGGATCCACTCATTGCGGCGCCAGATCCGCACACGGAGGCACCAGATCTCGACACAGCCGCCAACGCGAGATCGCCGGGCAAGACGGGCAGCAAGCCCCGGGCGACCCTAATTATCGCCACCAAACAGGACTGCTGACGCCTGACGCTGTGGCCCGCCGACGCCATCGACGACcgccgccgagcaccgccgcagcACGCAGATCCGGCCGTGGCGAAACTGGATCCGCCGTCCTCGCAACCGGCCGCGACGCCTGACTGCTCGCACGCTTGCCGACGCCAGCCACCAACCGCGATGACCCCTCATGGCACCACGTCGATGCACACCGAGGCGCCCCTACGCGGACCGCACGCTCGTCGCTGATGTCCCCTGAATCGGACCACTGGCGGTCAGATCCGACCGCGAGCATGTCGGAAGGGGGCGGATCTGCCACCCTGAAGCCGGCCGACTGCCGCCGCCGAGTGGTCGCaacgggagggagagaggacggccggagagggagagagagcccCGCCGCCGTCTTCCTCGCCTACTCTGGACTTTTAGCTACGCGCTcgggcggcgacgaggacgggAGAAGGAGGAtttatgtactccctccgtcccagtaTATTAGCATTCCAAGCATTCAAATTGAAAAAATAGTAGAGTTATGAAATGACGCATGTGCCCTTGAAATGAGATGATGCGGTACACAAGAGCAAATAAAATATTGCATTCTCCGAACAGATAGTACAGCAGCACAGCGGAGTCGTCcgacaggggaggggaggcgtgcTGCAGCGGTGCAGTCTGCACTCTGCAGGGAGTCCGAGTGGGGAAATTTTTTCATCCGCAGTGGCTTTGCCTGGGTGAGGGTGCGGGGGAATCAAAGTGTGGGACCCAACAGCTGCAGAAATGCTTACATTTTGAGAAAAAATTTGAATGCTCTAAATGCTAATAtactgggacggagggagtaaaatGTTAGCACCGGGGATTTTGTTTTATTTCCACTGTTGTTTAGCTGCATTAGTAACTGCTGCTTTTAGACAGCAATAGTCACGCCATCAAGGGACTCAACGCTTGAAGTGTTCACGTAGTTCTTTGCAGTTTTATGTTGCAATTGACTGGTGCCCCGGTAGAATTTGGAAGCACTTTTCATGGTTCTTCCACAGCGCATTGAATGCATCCTAGCTTGACATACAGGCTCTAGGCAATGTTGAGTTGGATcaaatttttctctctctttacgATCCAGGTGCAAGAAGGGCGGGCCTATTGCAAGCCGTAGAGTCTTACACATGATGAGAATGGGCCGGCCCAAACCTAGCCCCCTGGCCTCAAGGCCAACTTCTAAGATCATGGGCCAACCCAAATCAACATTTTGACTATGGTCTTAATGGTCCAATGGGCATCATGGGTTAGTCCAATCAAACctatgcatatgcaatcatttCAGACATCATTATATAATAGATATCTCTACAGTTAGCAAACGTTAGACTAGCCTggccgtggctggtagctggtgctaatttattgtaagagaaaagtactgctggctgactgctgatttattgtgagagaaaaatactgctgactGATTAACAAGTTAGCTGAACAGAGCGATTACATTTATAAATCTCCAAAGTTAAAAGGTCATTACAACAACAGCAAAGattaattcttttttttttctctgaagACTTTGCTGCTATATAACCCCACTATATGTTATTGCATCGTTGTTGCTATGTTATTACAGTTAAAAGAAATATTAAAAAGTTTTTTCCGCTGAATTAGAACAAATCACAGTAGATCTGAGAAGAAACAAGAAATCCTAGCTACAGAAAAAGAACAATTAGACGTTGGCTTGATAAGGCCAATACGAGCTCTTGAGATTCAGGCTTGGAACGGCGGACGAGCTCTCGTGTTCAAGTAAGCATGGATCTGACAAGAGAAATCGTGTGGGAAAGAAAGCAGAGACGAGAAGCTTATCAAAGAGGAGATTCGCCGAAGAGGAGGGCGAGCTGTCGAGTCGCCGCTGTCGAGGGGAGGATGGCGCGCCCGCTGCCGCCTGCTCACTCGCCTTCATGCCAAAGCGGAGGAGCCTGTCGGCGCACTTATGGATCGCACTTATGGATGGTGTCGCGTGGGGGAAGTGTCACGCCACGAGTCGATCCTATCTACCCATCAGCTCAACAGGTTCGCCTCTAAATGGACTATTTCTCGTTTGAGGCCGACCCGATGGCCCATTGGCATTGCTATTGTGGGTCGGGCCAGCGATCCAATGGGTCGACCCGGCCCATTCTCATCTTGAAGTCTTACCGCCTGTGACCGGAAGGTCCCAGGTTTGAGTCGTGGTCTCCTCGCATTATTGCACAGGCAAGGGTAAGGCTTGCCACTGACACCCTTATACTTGGTCTAATGGGACAGGTTAAGGTTCGCCGTCTTGGGTGACATACAGGTAGGGGTCTTGATCTGGTTGCGGGCAGTACAAATCATCTTCTGCCGACAAGGAATGTACTGCCATTGGGTCATCCTCGTCGCCGTCAAGAGCAACGAGCTCTTCATTGTCAGAAGTTGGTTCGGCAAATGGTGCATCTACGTTCTCCCAGTTCAGGTCATCCATACAGAGAAGGCTAGGATGTTCCCTGACCCATTCATCCAAAACATTGATGTTGTCCAGGCTGATAGGATCGATGGTGTCCTTAAGCTTATGCAGGTTCCTACATGACAGTAGTGAACTGTAAGTAGAAACTCAGGGTGGGAATTACAAATGAAATGATTTTAGTTTTTATGCCTTTCTCGAAGCTTCAAATTGTACCGAACAAATATGATATCATTGAACCTTGAACGTTCAAGCCTGCTTAGCTTCGTGGAATGGAGATATTTGAGGAGATCCCAATTCCTTTCACACCCTGTCGCACTACAACATTGGCTGAGGACTCGGACTGCAAGACTTTGAAGCTCCAGGGTTCCATTACCAAAGTTGTCCCACCATGCAACTAATAAACAACGATGTCACATTGTGTGGTAGAAAGGCAAACATCACGATGtaaaaattatgcaaaattaAAACCCTCAGATACTGCCACATTGAGTCATAACATGGAAGTCATTCCTACCTGGATTAAGTTTCTGTCTTTGACGAATTGCAATCGGAGGGCCAAAGTCACCTGTTGATTTCTTGTACTCCTCAAGCTGCAGAAATATCTTATCTTGGACCTCACCATCAGGGACTAAACTTGCTATTGTCTTCATAAGCCCTCTAAATGCATAGCTTTGCATCTTAAAAGAGGGGCTGAAGAAAATACCAGGGTTGAAGAAGCATCCTGCTGCATGCAACGGACTATGAAGTTGCTTCTCCATCCTTGCATCGATTCCTCGAACATATGGTTCATATAGACAAGCCTTGTGCATCATCCTTGCCCTTATTGACTCCTTTGCCTTTTCCATTGCATCAAAAAGGTAGCCCATGAAGGGTTTTCATTACTATACACCAAGCGCAGGATGCACAACAGCGGCTCTGTAACCTTAACAACATGTTTGCACTGGGCCCAGAAGTCAACATCTTTCCAAATAATAGATGCGACACCTTTTCCAACACTGCCTTTAGCATAAGTTGATTTCACCCATTTGTTGCTGGTAACCATTTGGCGGAGCTCTTTTTCAAACTTAGCAATGCATTGGAGACTAAGAAAATGAGTAGCAAATCTCGAGATGGAAGGACGACACAGATCTCTACCATTTGTGAATTCTGTCCTCATTAAAGACAAAGCCCAAGCATGATTGTATATAAACTTTGTTATCTTTCTGGCTTTACCTAAGGTTTCATCGATCTTAGGAAAATATCTAGGATCTGCAAAATTCTCCAACATTAAGTCGATGCAATGTACTGCACACGGAGACCAAACAAATGTGCCATATCTTTCCTCCAGAATCTTAACAGTAGCCTTATATCTTGGGTCTATATCAGTAATAAACTGAACAACGTTTTTAGGTCCAACTTCTCTAATAACCTGATCAAATATTGCAAGTAAATCTGCTCTCTCTGTTGAAGTATCTACGGACTTCAAAAACATAGTACCGCGTGGACAGTATACAAGAAAACTGATTATGGAACCCTCTCCATCACTCTTTTGTCTGTCAGCAATAATTGAGCAACCACGTATACTCCATTCTCTCTTCAGATCATCAAGATATTCATGAATGTCTTCAGCAATATGTTTCAATAGTGGCTTACGTAGGTCATGATAAGATGGTCCCTTGAAGCCAAGCCCAGCAGATACTATGGTTTCTAGCATAGGCTGATAGAAAGGAGATTTAGCCGCACTAAAGGGTACATCTGCATCATACCACCATCTAGCCATAGCAATTCTAGCTTCGTGTGACAGATCATTTGGAGCTTCTGCACCACCACCCATGCCATGCTGAACCATGTCTTCTGAAGCCATAAATGCACCACTGCTAGGCTCTGAGCCTGTGGCAGCTTGCGGAGGAAAGTACCCTGTTTTTCGCTTCCTCGGTGGTCTTAATTGGCTTCCAGAGCCTCCTTCAGTTGAGAAAATAGCATGTGAAGAATCTTCGACATGTGAATCGCAGACCTCTCTAATCTCATACcttctctcttcacttttcCACTTGTCATCAATTTGTTGTATTATCTGACGCTTCACATAATTGGGCACCTTCTTGCAAGATTCAACTTGCCCAGGAATTCCAGCAAGATGATGTTTAAAGCGAGTAATGTGCCCCCTGCTAATCTTTTTGCCACAATGAAGACATATAATGGCATTTCTTGAAGCAGCATCCACTTTTGCATGAACCCAAGCAGGATCCAGTGGTCTTGAGGAAGATGAAGGTGATGCCATGGAGACGCCTCCTGTTGATGCAGCAGTAGCACCAGCTACCTCAGTTCTAATACTAATACAgagacaacaacaacaaaaactgTTACCAGAAGTATTATACCAAATAcaaattgtgtatcatcatactTTTGTTCCATGAATAATCAATGAAATTGCAAAAGCACGACACTTTTCATAGCATGTTAATTCCATTAAAGTACATACAGCAAATAAATTTCGAACTTGTTCTTGCGCATGGTTTTACTGCATATTTGTTCAAaccatagtcacaggattcggggtcgagggtaccgttcctcgacccggaaACACCGATCCCGTCCCGGAAATGCGGGGTCGTTTTTGTTCCCGTCTTGTAAAAACCTCTCACGAGTCACGAGGACCGTTTCTCGTCCCTCGACCCCATCGACCCCGAATCTTTGTGACTATGGTTCAAACTTTACTCAAAAGTCAGATgatgcaagcaaacaagacttCTCTACAGTTATATTGCACAACCTTAGCATGCAGGATAAAAATCAAAATCTTGAGCCCCACAAAATCGTGCAGATTTTTGGTTGCGCAGTTGACAATGCGTCTTTTATTACTAGGTCAggataaaaaaggaaaaaaggggcAAATTGATTATTGATGGTTTAGGCTCTTCATTGTAACGAGGACAAATAACCAACGAGGACCAATAACCAGCAATGCAGTTATGCAGCCGAGATTACAGTCCATGACTCCATGGCTTCTGGAGCACGGAAAAGGTCTGATCGTCTGAGCTTGCAAGCAATCCGCATGGTAACCGGCGATACATGACTAATAGAACGGATAAAAACCGGCCGGTTTCGACTAAATCCAGTCCAAACTACGAACTCGAACAGTTTTCTTTTTGGCAAAGTACTACATAAGAAACTGGGAAGCACCTGAATCGAACACTGGAGAACACTTCTCACCTCTCTCCCGCAATCAAATGGTCGAGCCGTCGAGGCCGTCGAGGTCGAATGCCCTACTTCGTGCCGGGCTCCCCCAGGCGGCAGATCTGGTGGGAGAGGGGGAAACCGGTGCGAAGCTGGGAGGAGTCAGCCGAGAAACCGGAAGCCATCCACAGCGGTGCCGGTGCGGTTGGGTTTGCGGTCGCCGGAGTCACGGTGCCGCTGGGTGGCGGCAACCGGCAGAGAGGGGCAAAGTTTTTGTGTGGAATCCGGCGGGTACCGCCGGCGCCGCTACCGCTGCAGTCACGGCGGTTTCCATTCGGGGGGCTTTTACCGATGTCGTGAGTCGTGACGAGGATCGGGGCGGAAACGGTTTCAAGTATTTCCGCTTCCTCATTTGTATAACGGAAAAGGTAAATGTTGTGAATGTTCAAGTGTTTTGGGGTCATCGAACAACCGAATTTAAAGTTGGCTCATAGCGATCATCTCTCTCCAACAGTCCCACTCTTATGAACCTCCAATGAGTTGGTTTAAATTTAGAGTTTGGAGTGAGGTGTTTTCGCTAGAGAGAGGCATCACTGTGT
This portion of the Panicum virgatum strain AP13 chromosome 2N, P.virgatum_v5, whole genome shotgun sequence genome encodes:
- the LOC120661140 gene encoding uncharacterized protein LOC120661140 isoform X1 yields the protein MGYLFDAMEKAKESIRARMMHKACLYEPYVRGIDARMEKQLHSPLHAAGCFFNPGIFFSPSFKMQSYAFRGLMKTIASLVPDGEVQDKIFLQLEEYKKSTGDFGPPIAIRQRQKLNPVAWWDNFGNGTLELQSLAVRVLSQCCSATGCERNWDLLKYLHSTKLSRLERSRFNDIIFVRYNLKLRERNLHKLKDTIDPISLDNINVLDEWVREHPSLLCMDDLNWENVDAPFAEPTSDNEELVALDGDEDDPMAVHSLSAEDDLYCPQPDQDPYLYVTQDGEP
- the LOC120661140 gene encoding uncharacterized protein LOC120661140 isoform X2 encodes the protein MGYLFDAMEKAKESIRARMMHKACLYEPYVRGIDARMEKQLHSPLHAAGCFFNPGIFFSPSFKMQSYAFRGLMKTIASLVPDGEVQDKIFLQLEEYKKSTGDFGPPIAIRQRQKLNPVAWWDNFGNGTLELQSLAVRVLSQCCSATGCERNWDLLKYLHSTKLSRLERSRFNDIIFVRNLHKLKDTIDPISLDNINVLDEWVREHPSLLCMDDLNWENVDAPFAEPTSDNEELVALDGDEDDPMAVHSLSAEDDLYCPQPDQDPYLYVTQDGEP
- the LOC120661140 gene encoding uncharacterized protein LOC120661140 isoform X3, whose protein sequence is MGYLFDAMEKAKESIRARMMHKACLYEPYVRGIDARMEKQLHSPLHAAGCFFNPGIFFSPSFKMQSYAFRGLMKTIASLVPDGEVQDKIFLQLEEYKKSTGDFGPPIAIRQRQKLNPVAWWDNFGNGTLELQSLAVRVLSQCCSATGCERNWDLLKYLHSTKLSRLERSRNLHKLKDTIDPISLDNINVLDEWVREHPSLLCMDDLNWENVDAPFAEPTSDNEELVALDGDEDDPMAVHSLSAEDDLYCPQPDQDPYLYVTQDGEP